TTCTTCTTAAATTCTGTAGGAATGCCCTAATTCTAAGATGAACAATGAAGCTACCATTTTCTATCGAACTTATTTCAATTTGAATAACTTTTCCTGTATACAGTTCACTGTTAATTCCTTGTATGACATTGGCAATATTTATTATACTATTTGCTAAAGCTGAGATTTCTATTTCATTTGTTCCATAGTATTTGATTATCAAATCATTAGATGATTCTTGTGTGCTGGCAAGTAAAAGCATTTTTTAAGTTTGTAGGGTACAATTAATAAAAATTCAGATTATTTGTTTCAAATTTTGAGGCCTTTTCGGAGAAAATACCCAATGCTAGAGAAATTGCAACTTCATGGATAATTAATTTATTATAGTTTTTCTTTCAATCCTACTGAGGTCAATTGCCTATATGTGGCTTTTTACAATATGCATGTTAAATATTTCTGTTTACAAACATATGAATAATTTATGAGGTTGTGCTAGGTGTAATTTGCGTAGAATTCCGTGTAAATTACAATCCAATTAAGTAGAGTACTCCGATGATTATTTTTTTTCCAAAAAATGTGAGGTGACCTCAATGAATAGGAACCTTAGTTAAAAACGTTACTGTTTGAGGGTAGCTTTCAGCCTGATTTTTCTTTTGGGTCGGGAGTGTAAAATAAACTGTGGCAAAAGCTACTTTTTGCCCTTGACACAGCTTGTTTACCGTCTAGTTACATGCTTTTTAAATTCCTGAATATATATTATTAATATTTCAGTCGTATTCCAGCACTTGCATCGCTAGCCTTAATAATTTTATATACCATGCCGCTTGCTCCTGCTATTTGGGTGGCATATTCTGACTTAGCTTTAACCACTGCATCTTCAATTTTATTGTCACCTTTAACTTCCAGGATAACATATCCGTCTCCTGCTTCCTCTTTCAGTTTCAGTAGGAAGTCAGGATAGTAACTTCTTACTGTATGAGATTCTGGATCAATATAGTTGACAACAAAGTCAGATTGCCCATGTGTGAACATACCTGTGAACCACACCTTTTCGATTCGTTCATCTTGCAACAGTGTCCAAAACATCTTGCTTTCGGGGTTGCTGTCGAAACAATACTTGTCTACATGGAAGGACCGTTCGGCAAATGGAGCATATCTCTCTGAGTCAAGACTTGCAATAAGTTCCTGTCTCGCCTTTACCTTGTAGCAATCACCGTCTTTAGGTTCCTTAATCAGTTCGATTTCCATATCCTCTTCATCGGTATATTCTTTAATGGTGTAAAGTGTTCCAAAAAGTCGAGGTATGATCCAGTCGTGAAGTACTTCATTAAATTCGTTAACTTTTGCGATCACCTGATCAAGACCATCTACGGAATCTACGAGGAGTTCTCTAATTCTGATTGGAGATTCGTTAAGGTACCTTGAAATCTCCGCAATAAGCATGATCTCTGAATATTGTCTTTTGTCCTTTATATGGGAAAAATCTACCTCCTGACCAATTTTTTTAGACAAATCAGTAATGTTTCGCTGGGAACGAAATATTTTATACTTTTCAGTATCGAAGGATGCTAGTTCGAGATCTACAGAACCTCCAATTTTTTTAGGGACCAGTTGATGGAGTTTATTAATTCTCTTAAGCTTTACCTTCACAGGCGGAGGAACCAGTCTGACTTCCATAATTTCAGAGTTATCTCCGGCTTCATTGAGATCATCTACTGACAACTTGAAATTTTCTTCCAATTCTTCATTAAGGATACGTACGTTCTCGTCGGATAGAAATACCATTCCAGTCTCCTGAACATCGCCAATTTGTCGCAGACAACGCATTGCGGCTTGAAGCACAAATATCTTGGATTTAGGTTCTCTATTCAGTGCGACTCCGAAGAGCGACCGACAATTCCAGCCTTCTTTCCCTTTGTTAACCAATAAAATAAATTGCTTTTCGGAGGTTGGAGTATCCAAATTCTTAAACTCACGTAGATCATCATTACTAGTCAGTTTGGCATCACCTACATTAACAAGGATGCTCGAAAGAGGAATTCCTAGTTCACTTAACACATCCTCAACAGCAGGCCGTAACTCTTTATCAAGTTCCTCAATAGAAGAGGCAAAAAAAGCTATCTTGGGTAAGCAGCCCTCATAGCGCTTCCTATTGTAACTACTCCAAAATTCTACTATGGCTGTACGAACAAATGCCTTGGCTTGTGTTTTAACATTGGTAAAGCCGCTGATATTGACCTTTTTCAGGTATCGGTTATTGATTGCCTCTTTTAGCCCATAAGCATACACAACCTCTGGTAACAAGCGGCTGCCAACATAAGGTGTTCCTGTGTAGTTGTAACAACCTACTACTCTCGTACCGGCTTCTTTCAGGTTTTCCGCCAGTTCATTGATAGTTACTCTCAGACTTGTTGAAGATTTCTTCAGCCCAAAGTCAATTGCCAATTGGTTTCCGAAGACATGATGTGCTTCATCTACATAAATTCCAAGCTGTTTAAGCTTGGTAAGTTTGGCAAATCGCTGATTCGTGATTAGATCCTGGTCTGTGTCTATCTCAAATCCATAGAGATCTTCAAAGTCTTTATTAAGGCTTTTAGCTTTATAGCTAGTGTTAAAATCCTCAAAAAGGAGCTGGGAAGCACTCTTAGTCTTGTGTTGCTTTTTCAGTATGATCTTCTGCGAGTTGGAAATTATAACATTATACTTGGAATTTTCAATTGTATTGAGAGCGTCTCCACTTTCGTCCAGGAAATAAAATTTCAAATTCGCTTCTAGCCAATTAATATATTCTGGAGGAACTACCTTAGATTTGTCAAAAACTTGGATCTCTTTTAAAGACTGAAGTACTGTTTTGTCAGGAGCGAAAACCAGCGCATTATGGCAATACCGTTCTGATTTAGGATATTTGTTCGCAAGCAAGAATTCATAAAATATGGAAGTGGCCATAAGTACGGTCTTACCTAGGCCCATTGTAAGAGCAAAAATGAAGTTAGGATATATTTGTTCAAACTTCTTTATTTGCTCAAAGACGGCTTTAAAAGCTTTCTTTTCGTCCGAGTCTTTTGTTTCCACTGGGCCAAATAAAGAGGTTTGCCCTGAGCTTGAAATTCCAGTGTCCGACCTGTTATTGAATTTGCCGGATTTGTCAAACCATTCCTGAAAAATTTCATGTAGGTGCTTGTTTTCGCAGAACTCTTTTAAGAAAACATAGATTTCCAGTGCTTCAAATTGTGGCCTACGTAAAAATGAAGTTTTGTTATCCGGATCATTAAAACTAATAAACTTTCGGGTTAGTGTGTTATAGGAAGTCAGTATCTTTTTGCGCTCCTGGTTATAAAAAGCCCTCAGGTACACATAAAAAGGAAACTCAATTTCGTTTTGTTGTTGTTTTACCATGATTTTCTAAATATCGTTCCACTAGATTAATTAACCAACTCCATTTCAAAGGATTCACTAAGCAAGTCCGTGATCCGGATTTTTATAGTTCCTGCATTTTGGGGGACTGGATATTTGCCAGCAACCAGTTCTTCCTTTGATGGAATATCGATTACTTGGGGCTCAAAAACAGCTCCGTCGAAATTGAAATCAATCATGATTGATTCGGTTAGTTCTTTCCAGTCTTCAACATGCTCTTTCATTAGCGATAGTTTTTGGAGTAGATTCATCGGGTAGAACTGTTCAATTGTAAGTGATTCAGAATCAATGCTAATTTTAGCCTCGGAATCACGTTTAAACTCTAAATTCGATTTGTCGCGGAGGATATCAACTACCTCGATGTCTAATTTATAAGGCATTTGTTTTTGCAAAGCGGCGGCGAGGTCCGCCTCATGTCCCATACATACGAGTAATAAATATTCAACAGCCCTTCCAGGGTTTTCCGTATTTCGCTTCTCAAACACTTTATAGTCAAATCCTGTGATTAATTCATTAAGGTCGGCTCTTGTTGCTATCCGGTTAACTGGCATAATTTTAACCATCCGGCCATCCTTTTCACCATCATAAAGTGCATTATTCGGCAGAGGCTGGATCTCTAAGGCCTTTATTAAAAGTTCTTTTGCTTGTACCGGATTTCGGAATACATCATAGTGATTTACATTGTATACTTGGAATCCTGTGTAAATAGTGCTGATACTTTTTTCATTTTCCTCCTCTTCAATTTGCTCATCAGTATCCATATCAAGTGAAGGTTCCGCAATCACTTGATTCAATGATACTGAATGATGGATAAGCCGCTTAGTCGTAGTTTGAATGGCTCCCAGGTTTATGTCAGCTCCAATAAATTTTCGACCTAATTCCATTGCTGCAACTTGTGTTGTACCAGAACCCATAAAACAGTCAAAAACAAGATCTCCTGGTTCTGTTGACGCCAAAATAATACGCTTAAGCAAGTCGATTGGCTTTT
This sequence is a window from Chitinophaga varians. Protein-coding genes within it:
- a CDS encoding TnsA endonuclease N-terminal domain-containing protein, which gives rise to MVKQQQNEIEFPFYVYLRAFYNQERKKILTSYNTLTRKFISFNDPDNKTSFLRRPQFEALEIYVFLKEFCENKHLHEIFQEWFDKSGKFNNRSDTGISSSGQTSLFGPVETKDSDEKKAFKAVFEQIKKFEQIYPNFIFALTMGLGKTVLMATSIFYEFLLANKYPKSERYCHNALVFAPDKTVLQSLKEIQVFDKSKVVPPEYINWLEANLKFYFLDESGDALNTIENSKYNVIISNSQKIILKKQHKTKSASQLLFEDFNTSYKAKSLNKDFEDLYGFEIDTDQDLITNQRFAKLTKLKQLGIYVDEAHHVFGNQLAIDFGLKKSSTSLRVTINELAENLKEAGTRVVGCYNYTGTPYVGSRLLPEVVYAYGLKEAINNRYLKKVNISGFTNVKTQAKAFVRTAIVEFWSSYNRKRYEGCLPKIAFFASSIEELDKELRPAVEDVLSELGIPLSSILVNVGDAKLTSNDDLREFKNLDTPTSEKQFILLVNKGKEGWNCRSLFGVALNREPKSKIFVLQAAMRCLRQIGDVQETGMVFLSDENVRILNEELEENFKLSVDDLNEAGDNSEIMEVRLVPPPVKVKLKRINKLHQLVPKKIGGSVDLELASFDTEKYKIFRSQRNITDLSKKIGQEVDFSHIKDKRQYSEIMLIAEISRYLNESPIRIRELLVDSVDGLDQVIAKVNEFNEVLHDWIIPRLFGTLYTIKEYTDEEDMEIELIKEPKDGDCYKVKARQELIASLDSERYAPFAERSFHVDKYCFDSNPESKMFWTLLQDERIEKVWFTGMFTHGQSDFVVNYIDPESHTVRSYYPDFLLKLKEEAGDGYVILEVKGDNKIEDAVVKAKSEYATQIAGASGMVYKIIKASDASAGIRLKY